A portion of the Algisphaera agarilytica genome contains these proteins:
- a CDS encoding S1C family serine protease, which yields MRIFSTIRYPQVFRPWAKGSASESTGTGFFIETPDGQRLILTNNHVVRWASQIYVQGYQSSDRHRVSVVASAVDFDLALLKLRSDDALADAPTLSFAQELPETRDTVSVYGYPTGGNEMSTTKGIVSRIEVAGYDENAVGLRVQVDAAVNPGNSGGPAMVGDEVVGVAFQADTDAENIGYLIPATEVRRFLDDALDGEYIGKPLLEMQYQTLENPALRRRLGLESNQTGVLITRENPGHPGMPSNSQLKADDVITHIGPHDIDNHGQTEIAPNLRGHFSYFIESTNREDQTVPLTVIRDGESIEVFEPSYLDNPNLVPFIGNAYPRYYIFGPMSFTQVTTMYYNTINESYRPVLGVYNSPLITRVIDRKAFPEEELVCVSSPFFPHPSIRNYDDPHLYVVEAVNGIKIRNLEHLVTVLNESEDEFLEFTYGGNLGERMTFDRLEMKESTEEILNDNGIRYQYSSDLRDLAEQYEQ from the coding sequence GTGCGGATTTTCTCCACGATCCGCTACCCGCAGGTGTTCCGCCCATGGGCCAAGGGATCGGCCAGTGAATCCACCGGCACCGGCTTCTTCATCGAAACCCCCGACGGCCAACGGCTGATCCTGACCAACAACCACGTCGTGCGATGGGCCAGCCAGATCTATGTCCAGGGCTACCAGTCCAGCGACCGGCATCGGGTCTCGGTGGTCGCCTCGGCGGTGGACTTTGACCTGGCGCTTCTCAAACTCAGGTCCGACGACGCCCTGGCCGATGCCCCCACGCTCAGCTTTGCCCAAGAGCTGCCCGAAACCCGCGACACCGTGTCGGTTTACGGCTACCCCACCGGCGGAAACGAAATGTCCACCACCAAAGGGATCGTCTCGCGGATCGAGGTGGCTGGCTATGACGAGAACGCGGTTGGCCTGCGGGTCCAGGTCGATGCCGCGGTCAACCCCGGCAACTCGGGCGGCCCCGCGATGGTCGGCGACGAAGTGGTCGGCGTGGCCTTCCAAGCGGATACCGACGCCGAGAACATCGGCTACCTGATCCCCGCCACCGAAGTGCGGCGTTTCCTCGACGACGCGTTGGACGGCGAATACATCGGCAAGCCATTGCTGGAGATGCAATACCAAACGCTGGAAAACCCGGCGTTGCGTCGTCGACTCGGGCTCGAATCCAACCAGACCGGGGTGCTCATCACACGTGAGAACCCCGGCCACCCGGGCATGCCTTCGAATTCTCAGCTCAAAGCCGACGACGTCATCACCCACATCGGCCCGCACGACATCGACAACCACGGCCAAACCGAGATCGCCCCCAACCTTCGCGGCCACTTCAGCTACTTCATCGAATCTACCAACCGCGAGGACCAGACGGTGCCCCTCACCGTGATCCGCGACGGGGAATCCATCGAGGTCTTCGAGCCCAGCTATTTAGACAACCCCAATCTGGTCCCGTTCATCGGCAACGCATATCCGCGCTACTACATCTTCGGCCCCATGTCGTTCACTCAGGTCACGACGATGTATTACAACACGATCAACGAGAGCTACCGGCCGGTCCTCGGGGTCTACAACAGCCCGCTGATTACGCGCGTAATCGACCGGAAAGCCTTCCCCGAGGAGGAGCTGGTGTGCGTGTCTTCTCCCTTCTTCCCGCACCCCAGCATCCGCAACTACGACGACCCCCACCTGTATGTCGTCGAGGCGGTCAACGGCATCAAAATTCGAAACCTCGAACACCTGGTGACCGTCCTCAACGAATCCGAAGACGAGTTCCTGGAGTTCACCTACGGCGGCAATTTAGGCGAGCGCATGACGTTCGATCGCCTCGAGATGAAAGAGTCCACCGAAGAAATCCTGAACGACAACGGCATCCGCTATCAGTACTCCTCGGACCTCCGCGATCTCGCCGAGCAATACGAGCAATAA